A section of the Papio anubis isolate 15944 chromosome 16, Panubis1.0, whole genome shotgun sequence genome encodes:
- the SLC17A9 gene encoding solute carrier family 17 member 9 isoform X2, which translates to MQPTPDEARRDRAGDSQWSRPECQAWTGTLLLGTCLLYCARSSMPICTVSMSQDFGWNKKEAGIVLSSFFWGYCLTQVVGGHLGDRIGGEKVILLSASAWGSITAVTPLLAQLSSAHLAFMTFSRILMGLLQGVYFPALTSLLSQKVRDSERAFTYSTVGAGSQFGTLLTGAVGSLLLEWYGWQSVFYFSGGLTLLWVWYVYRYLLSGKDLVLALGVLAQGLPVSRHSRVPWRRLFRKPAVWAAVISQLSAACSFFVLISWLPTFFKETFPDAKGWIFNVVPWLVAIPASLFSGFLSDHLINQGYTAVPPLQVTEPSRCGSSCSGISVNIQDLAPSCAGFLFGVANTAGALAGVVGVCLGGYLIETTGSWTCLFNLVAIISNLGLCTFLVFGQAQRVDLSSTHEDL; encoded by the exons GCCCGAGTGCCAGGCATGGACAGGGACGCTGCTGCTGGGCACGTGCCTGCTGTACTGCGCCCGCTCCAGCATGCCCATCTGCACTGTCTCCATGAGCCAGGACTTCGGCTGGAACAAGAAGGAGGCCGGCATCGTACTCAGCAGCTTCTTCTGGGGCTACTGCCTGACGCAGGTTGTGGGCGGCCACCTCGGGGACCG GATTGGGGGTGAGAAGGTCATCCTGCTGTCAGCCTCTGCCTGGGGCTCCATCACGGCCGTCACCCCGCTGCTCGCTCAGCTGAGCAGTGCCCACCTGGCCTTCATGACCTTCTCACGCATCCTCATGGGCTTGCTCCAAG GGGTTTACTTCCCTGCCCTGACCAGCCTGCTGTCGCAGAAGGTGCGGGACAGCGAGCGAGCCTTCACCTACAGCACCGTGGGCGCCGGCTCCCAGTTTGG GACGCTGCTGACCGGGGCAGTGGGCTCCCTGCTCCTGGAATGGTACGGCTGGCAGAGCGTCTTCTATTTCTCCGGCGGCCTCACCTTGCTTTGGGTGTGGTACGTGTACAGGTACCTGCTGAGTGGAAAAG ATCTCGTCCTGGCCTTGGGAGTCCTGGCCCAAGGCCTGCCGGTGTCCAGGCACAGCAGAGTCCCCTGGAGACGGCTCTTCCGGAAGCCTGCTGTCTG GGCAGCCGTCATCtcccagctctctgcagcctgctCCTTCTTCGTCCTCATCTCCTGGCTGCCCACCTTCTTCAAGGAGACCTTCCCCGACGCCAAG GGTTGGATCTTCAACGTGGTGCCTTGGTTGGTGGCGATTCCTGCCAGTCTATTCAGCGGGTTTCTCTCTGATCATCTCATCAATCAGG GTTACACGGCCGTCCCTCCCCTGCAGGTTACAGAGCCATCACGGTGCGGAAGCTCATGCAG TGGCATTTCCGTTAACATCCAGGACTTGGCCCCGTCCTGCGCCGGCTTTCTGTTTG GTGTGGCCAACACAGCTGGGGCCTTGGCAG GTGTCGTGGGTGTGTGTCTGGGCGGCTACTTGATCGAGACCACGGGCTCCTGGACTTGCCTGTTCAACCTTGTGGCCATCATCAGCAACCTGGGGCTGTGCACCTTCCTGGTATTTGGACAGGCCCAGAGGGTGGACCTGAGCTCCACCCACGAGGACCTCTAG
- the SLC17A9 gene encoding solute carrier family 17 member 9 isoform X1, whose translation MQPTPDEARRDRAGDSQWSRPECQAWTGTLLLGTCLLYCARSSMPICTVSMSQDFGWNKKEAGIVLSSFFWGYCLTQVVGGHLGDRIGGEKVILLSASAWGSITAVTPLLAQLSSAHLAFMTFSRILMGLLQGVYFPALTSLLSQKVRDSERAFTYSTVGAGSQFGTLLTGAVGSLLLEWYGWQSVFYFSGGLTLLWVWYVYRYLLSGKDLVLALGVLAQGLPVSRHSRVPWRRLFRKPAVWAAVISQLSAACSFFVLISWLPTFFKETFPDAKGWIFNVVPWLVAIPASLFSGFLSDHLINQGYRAITVRKLMQGMGLGLSSVFALCLGHTSSFCESVVFASASIGLQTFNHSGISVNIQDLAPSCAGFLFGVANTAGALAGVVGVCLGGYLIETTGSWTCLFNLVAIISNLGLCTFLVFGQAQRVDLSSTHEDL comes from the exons GCCCGAGTGCCAGGCATGGACAGGGACGCTGCTGCTGGGCACGTGCCTGCTGTACTGCGCCCGCTCCAGCATGCCCATCTGCACTGTCTCCATGAGCCAGGACTTCGGCTGGAACAAGAAGGAGGCCGGCATCGTACTCAGCAGCTTCTTCTGGGGCTACTGCCTGACGCAGGTTGTGGGCGGCCACCTCGGGGACCG GATTGGGGGTGAGAAGGTCATCCTGCTGTCAGCCTCTGCCTGGGGCTCCATCACGGCCGTCACCCCGCTGCTCGCTCAGCTGAGCAGTGCCCACCTGGCCTTCATGACCTTCTCACGCATCCTCATGGGCTTGCTCCAAG GGGTTTACTTCCCTGCCCTGACCAGCCTGCTGTCGCAGAAGGTGCGGGACAGCGAGCGAGCCTTCACCTACAGCACCGTGGGCGCCGGCTCCCAGTTTGG GACGCTGCTGACCGGGGCAGTGGGCTCCCTGCTCCTGGAATGGTACGGCTGGCAGAGCGTCTTCTATTTCTCCGGCGGCCTCACCTTGCTTTGGGTGTGGTACGTGTACAGGTACCTGCTGAGTGGAAAAG ATCTCGTCCTGGCCTTGGGAGTCCTGGCCCAAGGCCTGCCGGTGTCCAGGCACAGCAGAGTCCCCTGGAGACGGCTCTTCCGGAAGCCTGCTGTCTG GGCAGCCGTCATCtcccagctctctgcagcctgctCCTTCTTCGTCCTCATCTCCTGGCTGCCCACCTTCTTCAAGGAGACCTTCCCCGACGCCAAG GGTTGGATCTTCAACGTGGTGCCTTGGTTGGTGGCGATTCCTGCCAGTCTATTCAGCGGGTTTCTCTCTGATCATCTCATCAATCAGG GTTACAGAGCCATCACGGTGCGGAAGCTCATGCAG GGCAtgggccttggcctctcaagcgTCTTTGCTCTGTGCCTGGGCCACACCTCCAGCTTCTGTGAGTCTGTAGTGTTTGCATCAGCCTCCATCGGCCTCCAGACCTTCAACCACAG TGGCATTTCCGTTAACATCCAGGACTTGGCCCCGTCCTGCGCCGGCTTTCTGTTTG GTGTGGCCAACACAGCTGGGGCCTTGGCAG GTGTCGTGGGTGTGTGTCTGGGCGGCTACTTGATCGAGACCACGGGCTCCTGGACTTGCCTGTTCAACCTTGTGGCCATCATCAGCAACCTGGGGCTGTGCACCTTCCTGGTATTTGGACAGGCCCAGAGGGTGGACCTGAGCTCCACCCACGAGGACCTCTAG